Proteins encoded within one genomic window of Candidatus Neomarinimicrobiota bacterium:
- a CDS encoding trypsin-like peptidase domain-containing protein, translating to MRRISPLVLSTVILPVLLTIFACTRVVYDEELFVMPDGRYDSEFPHKNGSDELADILESVKMINSIAYYVGYNFSEISAVREISESALSKANHVFYFNETSAGTATIIYNYGNRLALLTCEHIVTFPDTIITYYEDSDRIRTVSFLKRQTNYVNGIPDGSDLKVIISDKNHDLALIGRERESKAYLPVFSYPLGEAKKLEWGSFVYLLGYPKGNKMITRGIVSSPNRNKKDYSFLVDALFNKGFSGGLILALKDGIPNFELVGIAKSVSADYNFVLTPEKNYTRNEMEMDLPYTGDLFVEERSTISYGITNTTSIESIRHFLTANRLKLEELGYEFSYFFKSVISNHQ from the coding sequence ATGCGACGGATTTCCCCCCTGGTCTTGTCCACAGTCATTCTGCCAGTCCTGCTGACAATTTTTGCTTGCACGCGGGTTGTTTATGATGAAGAACTTTTTGTTATGCCTGACGGCAGGTATGACAGCGAATTCCCCCATAAAAACGGATCCGATGAATTGGCGGATATCCTCGAATCTGTCAAAATGATTAATTCCATTGCCTATTACGTAGGATATAATTTTTCTGAAATATCCGCTGTCAGAGAGATCAGCGAATCCGCCTTATCCAAAGCCAACCATGTTTTTTATTTTAATGAAACATCGGCCGGTACGGCTACCATTATCTATAATTACGGAAATCGCCTGGCTCTGTTGACCTGTGAACATATTGTGACTTTTCCTGATACGATTATTACTTATTATGAAGATTCTGACAGAATCAGAACCGTTTCTTTTTTAAAGCGGCAGACAAATTATGTGAATGGCATTCCCGACGGTTCGGATTTGAAAGTGATTATCAGCGATAAAAATCATGATCTGGCCCTGATAGGGAGGGAAAGGGAGTCTAAAGCTTACCTGCCTGTTTTTTCCTATCCCCTGGGCGAGGCAAAGAAACTTGAATGGGGGTCCTTTGTCTATCTTTTGGGCTATCCCAAAGGGAATAAAATGATAACGCGGGGTATTGTCAGCAGCCCAAACCGGAATAAAAAAGATTATTCATTTCTGGTGGATGCCCTCTTCAATAAAGGATTCAGTGGCGGACTCATTCTGGCTTTGAAAGACGGGATTCCAAATTTTGAACTGGTGGGCATTGCCAAATCCGTCTCGGCGGATTATAATTTTGTTCTGACACCTGAAAAAAATTATACCCGGAATGAAATGGAAATGGATTTACCCTATACCGGTGATCTTTTTGTGGAAGAGCGCAGCACTATCAGCTATGGGATTACCAATACCACGTCAATCGAAAGTATCCGGCACTTTCTCACTGCAAACCGATTAAAGCTGGAAGAATTAGGATACGAATTCTCATACTTCTTTAAATCCGTCATATCCAATCACCAATAA
- a CDS encoding rhomboid family intramembrane serine protease has product MYRRVQFGPGRHMTSGIKKIILISVAIFFFQALSSPSFRQFFIFNFGIVPADFWGRLHLWQPVTYIFLHGNLAHLALNMLALWMFGTELEMNWGRKQFLKYYFVTGTGAGLVTILFQFHSTIPVIGASGAIYGILLAYGLRFPDREAFIFPLPVPIRMKYFVIIFGLIEFFSTISIGWQDGIAHFTHLSGMLIGYIYLRRMGTFRRYRSYRKDLKNQNIDKALNKIRQKINQFKYNRTGQKGTDTRSDDRKELDRILDKISKTGYEGLTAEEKKTLLEASSRLSKKDHRKN; this is encoded by the coding sequence ATGTACAGACGCGTTCAATTTGGTCCCGGTCGCCACATGACGAGCGGCATAAAAAAAATCATCCTCATCAGTGTTGCCATCTTTTTCTTTCAGGCACTCAGTTCACCTTCTTTCCGTCAATTTTTCATTTTCAACTTCGGGATAGTCCCTGCTGATTTCTGGGGCCGATTACATCTGTGGCAGCCTGTTACGTATATATTCCTTCATGGCAATCTGGCACACCTGGCCTTGAACATGCTTGCCTTGTGGATGTTCGGGACTGAGCTGGAGATGAACTGGGGCCGGAAGCAATTTTTAAAATACTATTTCGTCACCGGCACCGGCGCCGGTTTAGTCACCATCCTGTTTCAGTTTCACTCGACGATCCCGGTTATTGGGGCATCCGGAGCGATTTATGGTATATTACTGGCATACGGACTCCGTTTTCCGGACAGAGAGGCTTTTATATTTCCCCTGCCCGTCCCCATCAGAATGAAGTATTTTGTAATAATTTTCGGCCTGATTGAATTTTTTTCAACCATTTCCATTGGTTGGCAGGATGGCATTGCCCATTTCACCCACCTTTCCGGTATGCTGATAGGGTATATCTACCTGAGGAGGATGGGCACATTCAGGCGGTACAGATCCTACCGGAAAGATTTGAAAAACCAGAATATTGATAAAGCGCTGAATAAAATCCGACAGAAAATCAATCAGTTTAAATATAACAGAACTGGCCAAAAGGGAACTGATACCCGATCTGATGACCGTAAAGAACTGGACCGAATCCTGGATAAAATAAGCAAAACAGGATATGAAGGGTTAACGGCTGAGGAAAAAAAGACACTCCTTGAGGCCAGCAGCCGTTTAAGTAAAAAAGACCATCGAAAAAATTGA
- a CDS encoding alpha/beta fold hydrolase, translating into MQRSWKKEELTYSLPGKQAALLILHGFTGNPIVLKRIARHIHKEDIAIEAPLLPGHGGTVEEINSATMEQWINTVDKTFIHLKKQHTHVFVMGYSLGSLLALELASGRTLSGIILLSTALKFTRSQHLRQMIAEDTRPLIPLDEIFDKEDPQRLQGYEMWPALGFCEVLRLSHRVRRRLQNIHAPVLACHGQKDTLTPPENLDYLKNNIGSHYVETHLLEKSHHRVVAGPDQDKIIEKSIHFIHQNLNQEKQGI; encoded by the coding sequence ATGCAACGAAGCTGGAAAAAAGAAGAACTCACCTATTCCTTACCCGGGAAACAAGCTGCCCTGCTTATTCTTCACGGTTTTACGGGAAATCCCATTGTTCTGAAGCGGATTGCCCGGCATATTCATAAAGAGGACATTGCCATTGAAGCTCCCCTCCTTCCGGGACACGGCGGGACGGTTGAAGAAATTAATTCCGCCACCATGGAGCAATGGATTAACACGGTAGATAAAACATTTATACACCTCAAAAAGCAACATACCCATGTATTTGTCATGGGATACTCACTGGGGTCACTCCTGGCTCTTGAGCTGGCATCCGGGCGGACTCTTTCGGGAATAATTCTTCTTTCCACCGCCTTGAAATTTACCCGTTCGCAACATTTGCGACAGATGATTGCAGAGGATACACGTCCGCTCATTCCGCTGGATGAGATATTTGATAAAGAAGATCCTCAACGTCTTCAGGGTTACGAAATGTGGCCTGCATTGGGATTTTGCGAAGTACTTCGTCTGAGTCATCGGGTCAGGCGACGACTTCAAAACATTCATGCGCCCGTCTTGGCCTGTCACGGTCAAAAAGATACCCTGACACCCCCGGAAAATCTGGATTATCTCAAAAACAATATCGGAAGTCATTACGTGGAAACACACCTGTTGGAAAAAAGTCATCATCGGGTTGTAGCGGGCCCCGATCAGGATAAAATCATTGAAAAAAGCATTCATTTCATACATCAAAACCTAAACCAGGAGAAACAGGGAATATAA
- the recO gene encoding DNA repair protein RecO: MKLVKDRGIVLKTEKSGETSLKVRLFAKDSGRIICIAKGARKPGSAFFGLLTPFSVVDFETAYSRYLPFLRSVSRIEYFHEITQDTEKIVYGSMILEIVDKTTEPHEDIDTLRLLYIGLRAMNHPEISGEKIHWWFIVHFLKIHGVWPDPEYCTGCHGKLTNAVLIPDSGGLYCENCAGHSEVHGLTLDSKLREILTFLAENPPEKSSAIRINRQGAVTFTRWIWKLLAVHYERTEFLNTKKAVESLL; encoded by the coding sequence ATGAAACTCGTCAAGGACAGAGGCATTGTCCTCAAAACCGAAAAAAGCGGAGAAACCAGTCTGAAAGTCCGCCTTTTTGCAAAGGATTCAGGGCGCATAATCTGTATCGCCAAGGGTGCCCGGAAACCCGGAAGTGCATTTTTCGGTTTATTGACTCCCTTCTCTGTCGTGGATTTTGAAACAGCCTACAGCCGGTATCTCCCCTTTCTCCGATCGGTATCCCGTATTGAATATTTTCACGAAATCACTCAGGACACAGAAAAAATCGTTTACGGTTCCATGATTCTGGAGATTGTGGATAAAACAACTGAACCTCATGAGGATATCGACACCCTGCGGTTGTTGTATATCGGCTTAAGGGCTATGAATCATCCGGAAATTTCCGGGGAAAAGATTCATTGGTGGTTTATCGTACATTTCTTAAAAATCCACGGCGTGTGGCCTGATCCGGAATATTGCACCGGATGCCATGGAAAACTGACAAATGCCGTACTCATTCCGGACAGTGGCGGGCTCTATTGCGAAAACTGTGCCGGACATTCCGAGGTACACGGACTCACACTGGATTCAAAACTTCGGGAAATCCTGACCTTTTTAGCGGAAAATCCTCCGGAGAAAAGCAGTGCCATCCGCATAAACCGGCAAGGAGCCGTTACTTTCACACGATGGATATGGAAACTCCTGGCGGTGCACTATGAAAGGACAGAATTTTTAAATACAAAAAAAGCCGTGGAAAGTCTTTTGTGA
- a CDS encoding proline--tRNA ligase, translated as MSKGVTPRSKDYAKWYTDVVQKAELADYSPVKGCMVIRPYGYALWEQIRDFLDKRFKETGHVNAYFPMLIPESFLKKEAEHVEGFAPELAVVTHGGGKKLEEPLVIRPTSETIIWSMYKKWINSYRDLPLLINQWANVVRWEMRTRLFLRTTEFLWQEGHTAHATGEEAEEEAHRMIDVYRQLCEEILALPVHVGRKTENEKFAGAVNTYTIEAMMGDKRALQAGTSHYLGQNFAKAFDVKFQSEDNVMEYVYASSWGVSTRLVGAVIMAHGDDQGLVLPPRIAPYQIVIVPIYRKPEDKEKVMGLVNTLEKALKKQGVRYHTDNRETVSPGFKFNDWEMKGVPLRVEIGPKDADKNGVMRVRRDTGEKTFLKIDAFILSCGETLENIQQSIYNSRLAFREKNTTDVTTYDELKEVIEKGGFARTFWAGDSEMENRIQEETKATIRCILFEKTRESGPCVITGKPSTEQVIFAKSY; from the coding sequence ATGAGTAAGGGAGTCACCCCCCGTTCAAAAGATTACGCAAAGTGGTATACAGATGTCGTTCAAAAAGCAGAATTAGCCGATTACTCCCCTGTTAAGGGTTGTATGGTCATCCGTCCTTATGGATATGCCCTGTGGGAACAAATCCGGGATTTTTTAGATAAGCGATTCAAAGAGACAGGTCATGTAAATGCATATTTTCCCATGTTGATTCCTGAGAGTTTTTTAAAAAAAGAGGCAGAGCATGTAGAAGGTTTTGCACCGGAGCTGGCCGTGGTTACACATGGCGGTGGAAAGAAACTGGAAGAACCTCTGGTCATTCGCCCCACATCGGAAACCATTATCTGGTCCATGTATAAGAAATGGATTAACAGCTACCGGGATCTCCCTTTGCTTATCAACCAGTGGGCAAATGTAGTCCGTTGGGAAATGCGCACACGGCTTTTCCTGAGAACCACAGAATTTCTCTGGCAGGAAGGTCATACGGCCCATGCCACAGGTGAAGAAGCAGAAGAAGAGGCTCACCGGATGATCGATGTCTACCGTCAATTGTGCGAAGAAATCCTTGCCCTGCCGGTCCACGTGGGACGAAAAACAGAAAATGAAAAATTTGCCGGAGCTGTTAACACATATACCATTGAAGCCATGATGGGTGATAAACGGGCTTTGCAGGCCGGAACCAGTCATTATCTGGGACAGAATTTTGCCAAGGCATTTGATGTAAAATTTCAATCCGAAGATAATGTGATGGAATATGTTTACGCATCAAGCTGGGGCGTAAGTACACGCCTGGTGGGAGCCGTCATTATGGCTCATGGTGATGATCAGGGACTGGTTCTTCCACCCCGGATAGCGCCTTATCAAATTGTCATCGTACCGATCTATAGAAAACCGGAAGACAAAGAAAAAGTCATGGGACTGGTTAATACCCTGGAAAAGGCTCTCAAAAAACAGGGTGTCCGATATCATACCGACAACCGGGAGACTGTTTCCCCCGGTTTCAAATTCAACGACTGGGAAATGAAGGGTGTCCCACTCCGGGTGGAGATCGGCCCTAAAGATGCCGACAAAAACGGCGTGATGCGTGTCCGCCGGGATACAGGCGAAAAGACCTTCCTTAAAATCGATGCTTTTATCCTTTCCTGTGGAGAAACCCTGGAGAATATTCAGCAATCCATCTATAACAGCCGTTTAGCTTTCCGCGAAAAAAACACGACGGATGTCACAACTTACGATGAACTGAAAGAGGTCATAGAAAAAGGTGGGTTTGCACGGACCTTCTGGGCCGGAGACAGCGAAATGGAAAACCGGATTCAGGAGGAAACCAAGGCAACCATCCGTTGCATCCTCTTTGAAAAAACCAGAGAATCCGGTCCCTGCGTTATAACCGGGAAGCCGAGCACAGAACAAGTCATTTTCGCGAAATCATACTAA
- a CDS encoding PhoU domain-containing protein, translating to MEKKESLWSILRERLFKAGLLKDAWSLVINMIQTDKDMFRDAHHLLRIEYQDEQFNNLLAVDKEINAMQQKIREDVLTHLIISDISKYEISQALGIITVINGLERIGDNCKNIADLAMAASGTVNYGNLEETVTTLENIVFRHFDELLEAVKNDNLEISKRIMSEYKEDVSFRINETVINILKGNYSELPPQNMVSAALYLRYLKRIDANQRNVASLMVNPFKKIGYNYKDKDKIL from the coding sequence ATGGAGAAAAAAGAAAGTTTGTGGTCCATTCTCCGTGAAAGGTTATTTAAAGCCGGATTGCTGAAAGACGCATGGAGTCTTGTCATCAATATGATTCAAACGGATAAGGACATGTTCAGGGATGCCCATCATCTCCTCCGGATTGAATATCAGGATGAACAATTCAACAATCTTCTGGCAGTGGACAAAGAAATCAATGCCATGCAGCAGAAGATCCGGGAGGATGTGTTAACCCATCTGATTATTTCGGATATATCCAAATATGAGATTTCCCAGGCTCTGGGGATAATCACGGTCATCAACGGCCTTGAACGGATTGGTGACAACTGCAAGAATATCGCCGATCTGGCCATGGCTGCCAGCGGCACCGTGAATTATGGAAATCTGGAAGAAACCGTTACGACACTTGAAAACATTGTTTTCCGTCATTTTGACGAACTGCTTGAAGCCGTTAAAAATGATAACCTGGAAATCAGCAAACGGATCATGAGCGAGTACAAGGAAGACGTATCATTCCGGATTAATGAAACAGTGATCAACATTTTAAAGGGCAATTATTCCGAATTACCGCCACAGAATATGGTTTCAGCGGCCCTGTACCTCCGTTACCTGAAACGGATTGATGCAAACCAGCGGAATGTTGCCAGTCTGATGGTAAACCCTTTTAAAAAAATCGGATACAATTATAAGGACAAGGATAAGATATTATGA
- a CDS encoding winged helix-turn-helix transcriptional regulator: protein MARKAELIPPGDSIERAALVLKTLGHPIMLKILLTLQKGEHSVAEIQKKINEEQTITSIYLRKMLKRQIVQYRKEGRWHYYSLTDDPTVQNLKYVTNAVLKSKK, encoded by the coding sequence ATGGCACGAAAAGCAGAATTAATCCCTCCGGGAGACAGTATTGAACGAGCGGCTCTTGTCCTGAAAACTTTGGGACACCCCATTATGCTGAAAATCCTTCTGACACTTCAGAAGGGAGAACACTCCGTTGCTGAAATTCAGAAGAAGATTAACGAAGAACAGACTATCACTTCAATTTACCTGCGGAAAATGCTCAAACGTCAGATCGTTCAATACCGTAAAGAAGGACGCTGGCACTATTATTCTTTGACTGATGATCCGACGGTTCAGAATCTCAAGTATGTCACAAACGCCGTTCTGAAATCAAAGAAATAG
- a CDS encoding Hpt domain-containing protein, translating to MTESHPKTAPLVSRLKERVGLQEERLKMLYSLGGEDILKKILHTALDNMIHRGDGLDKSLDEKDWDTVHKLAHSIKSSAGNIGALDVMTLARIVEETDLPDPKKVRELRDKIRILHKQIKKSMDIS from the coding sequence ATGACTGAATCCCATCCCAAAACAGCACCGCTTGTATCACGCCTGAAAGAAAGGGTCGGACTTCAGGAAGAGCGTCTGAAAATGCTTTATTCACTGGGCGGAGAGGACATTCTGAAAAAGATCCTTCATACAGCGCTGGATAATATGATCCATCGGGGCGACGGCCTGGATAAATCCCTTGATGAGAAGGACTGGGATACGGTGCATAAGTTGGCTCATTCTATTAAATCTTCTGCAGGCAATATCGGAGCACTGGATGTGATGACATTAGCCCGAATTGTTGAAGAGACGGACCTCCCTGACCCAAAAAAGGTCCGTGAACTCCGGGATAAAATCCGTATCTTACACAAGCAAATCAAAAAGAGTATGGATATATCATGA
- a CDS encoding response regulator: MNRKKIVLIEDNADNRLLTQAILEPEFQVECFEDGMTALDKIEISAPDLILLDISLPGMDGIEVLKNIRNIQSLKNTPVIALTAHALPGDKENFLRQGFNDYITKPIIDDNILFETINKWIPPGE, encoded by the coding sequence ATGAACCGGAAGAAAATTGTTTTGATTGAGGATAATGCCGACAATCGTCTGTTAACCCAGGCTATCCTGGAACCGGAGTTTCAGGTGGAATGTTTTGAGGATGGAATGACGGCACTTGACAAGATTGAAATATCCGCACCGGATTTGATCCTGCTGGATATTTCCCTTCCCGGTATGGATGGGATAGAGGTATTAAAAAATATCCGAAACATACAAAGCTTAAAAAATACCCCCGTCATTGCCCTGACAGCTCATGCTCTGCCCGGTGATAAGGAAAATTTTCTACGCCAGGGATTCAATGATTACATTACCAAACCGATTATTGATGATAACATCCTGTTTGAAACTATCAACAAGTGGATTCCTCCAGGTGAATGA
- a CDS encoding PAS domain S-box protein, producing MDLDDIFWSRALYLQKSVLVLNLFVALIFSFITGFIIYRIQVLKYKLSEAGHEQEGLFDKIPFQVMVKDDKGIIVRVNQAVLDFYGLDPQDILGKKEEEAFPGLKAWYFENNEYVYHKQIAKRGILETRIIPDGHEKIVKTDRIPCFNKKGDFQGVMVFGEDVTSDVETAHQIRETSSRLEKIIESLQEGVILSTPEGHFEIYNSQMRDITGYTREQANRTRNFINLLYPDPNQRQIVIDAIENMKKTGRSHETITEIVTRDRQHKLILVSSVLVTFNDKIRFLSTYRDVTDVFHTQEQVNLFSRAVEQGASSVLIADRNGYIQYSNSKFSEISGFDRDDIVGQSIGFHFIRSSPNGMYDDMVQHMNDGEEWQGEFKCQRKNGDVYWNDINISPIVDSSGEITHFIIIENDITERRRMIEMLKNARDISESANRAKTEFLANMSHELRTPLNSIIGFTNILLKNEKKHFDERDVMFLDRIRQNGIQLLNILSDILQISMVESGKITTRFVQTDLQELFKEILSTYGENARKKGLDFNVFMPEQIQPFKSDPEKLKSIVDNLLSNAVKFTEKGSVSITINVNPNTGEPAELIIADTGPGIPQERHESIFKAFEQVDYSKSRKYGGTGLGLALANSYAELMNYRLLMDSRVDEGTAFTIRFY from the coding sequence ATGGATCTGGATGATATTTTCTGGAGCCGTGCCCTTTACCTGCAAAAATCCGTCCTTGTGCTAAATTTATTTGTAGCACTCATTTTTTCATTTATTACCGGATTCATCATCTACCGGATTCAGGTTTTAAAATACAAACTTTCCGAAGCCGGACATGAGCAGGAAGGACTCTTTGATAAAATCCCATTTCAGGTTATGGTTAAAGATGACAAAGGGATCATTGTACGGGTCAATCAGGCTGTTTTGGATTTTTACGGACTGGATCCGCAGGATATCCTTGGTAAAAAAGAAGAGGAGGCTTTTCCAGGTCTTAAAGCCTGGTATTTTGAAAATAACGAGTATGTGTATCACAAACAGATCGCAAAGCGTGGCATCCTGGAAACCCGGATTATCCCGGATGGCCATGAGAAAATCGTCAAGACGGACCGCATCCCCTGTTTTAATAAAAAAGGTGATTTTCAGGGAGTGATGGTGTTTGGTGAAGATGTGACATCGGATGTGGAAACGGCGCATCAGATCCGGGAAACCAGTTCCCGCCTGGAAAAAATCATCGAAAGCCTGCAGGAAGGGGTGATCCTGAGTACACCGGAGGGACACTTTGAAATCTACAATTCCCAGATGCGGGATATTACAGGTTATACCCGGGAACAGGCAAACCGGACCCGGAATTTCATCAATTTGCTCTATCCCGATCCCAACCAGCGTCAGATTGTTATCGATGCCATAGAGAATATGAAAAAAACGGGCCGCTCCCATGAAACCATTACGGAAATTGTCACCCGGGACCGCCAGCATAAACTTATCCTGGTTTCGTCGGTGCTGGTGACCTTTAATGATAAAATCCGTTTTTTAAGCACTTACCGGGATGTGACCGATGTTTTTCATACCCAGGAACAGGTCAACCTGTTCAGCCGGGCCGTGGAACAGGGTGCCAGCTCGGTGTTGATTGCAGACAGAAATGGGTATATCCAGTATTCAAACTCCAAATTCAGTGAAATCTCGGGATTTGACAGGGATGATATTGTAGGACAGAGTATCGGTTTTCATTTTATCCGGTCTTCTCCAAATGGCATGTATGATGATATGGTGCAACACATGAACGATGGAGAGGAATGGCAGGGAGAATTTAAATGTCAGAGAAAAAACGGGGATGTGTACTGGAATGATATCAATATATCCCCCATCGTTGATTCATCCGGTGAAATCACCCATTTCATCATCATTGAAAATGATATCACCGAACGGCGGCGGATGATTGAAATGTTGAAAAATGCCCGGGATATTTCTGAATCGGCAAATCGTGCGAAAACCGAATTTCTGGCCAATATGAGTCATGAACTCCGGACGCCTCTCAATTCTATCATCGGCTTCACGAATATCCTCCTGAAAAATGAAAAAAAGCATTTTGACGAACGGGATGTGATGTTTTTGGATCGCATTCGTCAAAACGGCATTCAACTGCTCAATATCCTCTCGGATATTCTGCAAATCAGTATGGTGGAATCAGGGAAAATCACGACCCGGTTTGTGCAGACAGATTTGCAGGAGTTATTCAAAGAGATTCTAAGCACTTATGGTGAAAATGCCCGTAAAAAGGGGCTGGATTTCAATGTTTTCATGCCTGAGCAAATTCAGCCATTTAAGTCCGATCCGGAAAAGCTCAAATCCATCGTGGACAATTTGTTATCCAATGCCGTGAAATTCACGGAAAAGGGGAGTGTTTCCATCACCATTAATGTAAATCCGAATACAGGTGAACCGGCTGAACTCATCATCGCCGATACGGGTCCCGGCATTCCCCAGGAAAGGCATGAATCTATTTTTAAGGCCTTTGAACAGGTGGATTATTCCAAATCCCGGAAATACGGAGGGACGGGACTTGGTCTTGCCCTTGCCAATTCTTATGCCGAACTGATGAACTACCGGTTGCTGATGGACAGCCGGGTTGATGAAGGGACCGCCTTTACGATCCGCTTTTATTAA
- a CDS encoding response regulator, whose amino-acid sequence MENLKKIYIRNLPSRIDSLKTQVNGLEKGSEGAGESIRRLAHSLYGSGATYGFPRVSEVARNVEVCPDGELLKKSRELIHVLEDLVLDYEKTPQTLLIIDDDPDIVLILKMTLARIFDKIDEAETFEKAQLLLQQQDYSLILLDLVLPDRDGREILVNMRKSPYMKRVPILVMSALTDFKHKQECYALGADGFIQKPFMPEDVILTVQTILNQYESSSDAPLSDKTKALHERELQSFYQKTHALMQMTRSHATLVKIAIDDLQTYRLHFGRDIEEKIVTKARDIINDHLRDSDYLFRHGDGSFSIILPNTSLDDASLIVERMLFYIREIGKKDIQFFMSAGLVDLGDVKSYEEATTTVNALLARAQNEGGNRMVLQFKSESLKNKIMLAEDDRLMANIIIHNLKKAGLEVDYFSDGALALEGAENHDYALIITDIKMPVIDGFELLRRVRMLPGKTHTPVLILTSMGNEDDIVRAFDLGADDYLLKPFSPKELIARVNRMLRGLL is encoded by the coding sequence ATGGAAAATTTGAAAAAAATATACATCCGTAACCTGCCTTCCCGGATTGATTCTTTGAAAACACAGGTGAATGGCTTGGAAAAAGGCAGCGAAGGAGCTGGCGAATCCATCCGCAGACTGGCCCATTCCCTTTACGGTTCCGGAGCAACATACGGATTCCCCCGGGTTTCCGAAGTTGCCCGGAATGTAGAAGTGTGTCCGGATGGGGAACTTCTAAAAAAAAGCCGTGAACTGATTCATGTCCTGGAAGATTTGGTGCTTGACTACGAAAAAACACCTCAGACACTCCTGATTATTGATGATGACCCCGATATCGTGTTGATTCTTAAAATGACCCTGGCAAGGATATTTGATAAAATTGACGAGGCGGAAACCTTTGAAAAGGCCCAATTGCTTTTGCAGCAGCAGGATTATTCCCTGATTCTTCTGGATCTGGTTTTGCCGGACAGGGATGGACGGGAAATTCTGGTGAATATGAGGAAAAGTCCGTACATGAAAAGGGTCCCGATTCTGGTGATGTCTGCCCTGACGGATTTCAAGCATAAACAGGAATGCTATGCCCTGGGTGCCGATGGATTTATTCAAAAACCTTTTATGCCGGAAGATGTGATACTGACGGTTCAGACAATCCTCAATCAGTATGAATCATCCAGTGATGCACCCCTTTCGGACAAGACAAAAGCCCTCCATGAAAGGGAGTTGCAGTCCTTTTACCAGAAAACACATGCCCTTATGCAAATGACCCGGAGCCATGCCACGCTGGTAAAAATTGCCATAGATGATCTTCAGACATATCGGCTCCATTTCGGCCGGGACATAGAAGAAAAAATTGTAACCAAAGCCCGGGATATTATCAATGATCATCTGAGAGATTCGGATTATCTTTTCCGGCATGGTGACGGCTCTTTTTCTATAATCCTCCCGAATACGAGCCTGGACGATGCATCCCTGATTGTAGAACGGATGCTCTTTTATATACGGGAAATCGGGAAAAAAGATATCCAGTTTTTCATGTCCGCCGGTCTTGTCGATCTTGGGGATGTAAAAAGTTATGAAGAAGCCACAACGACCGTGAATGCCCTTTTGGCCCGGGCGCAAAATGAAGGAGGGAACCGAATGGTTCTCCAATTCAAATCCGAATCCCTCAAAAATAAAATCATGCTGGCTGAAGATGACCGATTGATGGCAAACATCATTATTCACAATCTGAAAAAAGCCGGACTTGAGGTGGATTATTTCAGTGATGGTGCCCTGGCGCTGGAAGGGGCAGAAAACCATGATTACGCATTAATTATCACAGATATCAAAATGCCGGTTATAGACGGATTCGAATTATTGCGTCGTGTCAGAATGCTGCCCGGGAAAACCCATACGCCGGTACTGATTTTGACATCCATGGGGAACGAAGATGATATTGTGCGTGCTTTTGATTTGGGAGCCGATGATTATCTTCTGAAGCCTTTTTCACCTAAAGAATTGATTGCCCGGGTTAACCGGATGCTTCGTGGGCTCTTATGA
- a CDS encoding response regulator transcription factor, whose product MRIFVCEDDPDMQFLLSYILKKAGHLPVIIPDKKSLFNRSSPETDLILMDLRFGDDYGLDVLKSWTYECPVILITGVQNPDLQGQGNALGIIDIIRKPFNPVELITYFKSLSLK is encoded by the coding sequence ATGAGAATTTTTGTCTGTGAGGATGATCCGGATATGCAGTTTCTTCTCTCATATATCCTGAAGAAAGCAGGCCATTTGCCCGTCATTATCCCCGACAAAAAAAGCCTTTTTAACCGGTCTTCACCGGAAACAGACCTGATACTCATGGATCTCCGGTTCGGGGATGATTATGGCCTTGATGTCCTCAAGTCCTGGACGTATGAATGTCCGGTTATTTTGATAACAGGAGTGCAAAATCCCGATCTTCAAGGACAGGGAAACGCATTAGGAATCATTGATATCATCAGGAAGCCTTTTAATCCTGTTGAATTAATCACTTATTTTAAATCCTTGAGCCTGAAATGA